Proteins encoded in a region of the Homo sapiens chromosome 9, GRCh38.p14 Primary Assembly genome:
- the PIP5KL1 gene encoding phosphatidylinositol 4-phosphate 5-kinase-like protein 1 isoform X1: MAAPSPGPREVLAPSPEAGCRAVTSSRRGLLWRLRDKQSRLGLFEISPGHELHGMTCMMQAGLWAATQVSMDHPPTGPPSRDDFSEVLTQVHEGFELGTLAGPAFAWLRRSLGLAEEDYQAALGPGGPYLQFLSTSKSKASFFLSHDQRFFLKTQGRREVQALLAHLPRYVQHLQRHPHSLLARLLGVHSLRVDRGKKTYFIVMQSVFYPAGRISERYDIKGCEVSRWVDPAPEGSPLVLVLKDLNFQGKTINLGPQRSWFLRQMELDTTFLRELNVLDYSLLIAFQRLHEDERGPGSSLIFRTARTLTSSSLAPSSCLHLSSGLCKGHRARKSREPKTAGCCPTPPTPYTSWTGPSSAISWASWISPQSTGSASGWSTCGRHCATQAGPSPLSARLATPVASASGWRRTRSDGRPAPLSGSGRWAHARNAGSPGPGHLACASS, translated from the exons ATGGCTGCGCCGAGCCCGGGGCCCCGCGAG gtcctggCCCCCTCCCCTGAGGCTGGATGCAGAGCAGTCACCTCCAGCCGGCGGGGGCTTCTCTGGCGCCTCCGAGACAAGCAGTCTCGCCTGGGCCtgtttgagatcagcccgggGCATGAACTGCATGGGATGACGTGCATGATGCAGGCAGGGCTGTGGGCTGCCACCCAGGTCTCCATGGACCACCCACCCACG GGGCCGCCCTCCCGGGACGATTTCTCGGAGGTCCTAACCCAGGTTCACGAG GGCTTCGAGCTGGGCACGCTGGCCGGCCCCGCCTTTGCCTGGCTGCGCCGCTCCCTGGGCCTGGCGGAGGAGGACTATCAGGCTGCCCTGGGCCCCGGCGGCCCCTACCTGCAGTTCCTCAGCACCTCCAAGAGCAAGGCCAGCTTCTTCCTGTC CCACGACCAGCGCTTCTTCCTGAAGACCCAGGGGCGCCGAGAGGTGCAGGCTCTGCTCGCCCACCTGCCCCGCTACGTGCAGCACCTGCAGCGGCACCCGCACTCGCTGCTGGCGCGGTTGCTGG GAGTGCACAGTCTGCGGGTGGACCGGGGAAAGAAG ACGTACTTCATCGTCATGCAGAGCGTCTTCTACCCCGCCGGCCGCATCTCCGAGAG GTATGACATCAAAGGCTGCGAGGTGAGCCGCTGGGTGGATCCCGCCCCTGAGGGCAGCCCCCTTGTTCTGGTGCTGAAGGACCTCAACTTTCAGGGCAAGACCATCAACCTGG GGCCCCAGCGGAGCTGGTTCCTCCGCCAGATGGAACTGGATACCACCTTCCTCCGGGAGCTCAACGTGCTGGATTACAGCCTCCTGATAGCCTTCCAACGTCTCCACGAGGATGAGAGGGGCCCGGGCAGCAGCCTCATCTTCCGCACGGCCAG GACGCTGACGTCATCATCATTGGCACCGTCTTCCTGTCTTCATCTCAGTAGTG GTCTGTGCAAGGGGCACAGAGCCCGGAAGAGTCGAGAGCCCAAAACCGCCGGCTGCTGCCCGACGCCCCCAACGCCCTACACATCCTGGACGGGCCCGAGCAGCGCTATTTCCTGGGCGTCGTGGATCTCGCCACAGTCTACGGGCTCCGCAAGCGGCTGGAGCACCTGTGGAAGACACTGCGCTACCCAGGCCGGACCTTCTCCACTGTCAGCCCGGCTCGCTACGCCCGTCGCCTCTGCCAGTGGGTGGAGGCGCACACGGAGTGACGGGCGCCCGGCCCCACTCTCCGGATCTGGACGATGGGCTCACGCCAGGAACGCCGGTTCCCCCGGGCCCGGGCATCTCGCCTGCGCTTCCTCCTGA
- the PIP5KL1 gene encoding phosphatidylinositol 4-phosphate 5-kinase-like protein 1 isoform X4, translated as MHPGLWSLGILIRRPLPFQECTVCGWTGERRRTSSSCRASSTPPAASPRGPQRSWFLRQMELDTTFLRELNVLDYSLLIAFQRLHEDERGPGSSLIFRTARTLTSSSLAPSSCLHLSSGLCKGHRARKSREPKTAGCCPTPPTPYTSWTGPSSAISWASWISPQSTGSASGWSTCGRHCATQAGPSPLSARLATPVASASGWRRTRSDGRPAPLSGSGRWAHARNAGSPGPGHLACASS; from the exons ATGCACCCCGGGTTGTGGAGTTTGGGGATCCTCATCCGGCGCCCTCTCCCCTTCCAGGAGTGCACAGTCTGCGGGTGGACCGGGGAAAGAAG ACGTACTTCATCGTCATGCAGAGCGTCTTCTACCCCGCCGGCCGCATCTCCGAGAG GGCCCCAGCGGAGCTGGTTCCTCCGCCAGATGGAACTGGATACCACCTTCCTCCGGGAGCTCAACGTGCTGGATTACAGCCTCCTGATAGCCTTCCAACGTCTCCACGAGGATGAGAGGGGCCCGGGCAGCAGCCTCATCTTCCGCACGGCCAG GACGCTGACGTCATCATCATTGGCACCGTCTTCCTGTCTTCATCTCAGTAGTG GTCTGTGCAAGGGGCACAGAGCCCGGAAGAGTCGAGAGCCCAAAACCGCCGGCTGCTGCCCGACGCCCCCAACGCCCTACACATCCTGGACGGGCCCGAGCAGCGCTATTTCCTGGGCGTCGTGGATCTCGCCACAGTCTACGGGCTCCGCAAGCGGCTGGAGCACCTGTGGAAGACACTGCGCTACCCAGGCCGGACCTTCTCCACTGTCAGCCCGGCTCGCTACGCCCGTCGCCTCTGCCAGTGGGTGGAGGCGCACACGGAGTGACGGGCGCCCGGCCCCACTCTCCGGATCTGGACGATGGGCTCACGCCAGGAACGCCGGTTCCCCCGGGCCCGGGCATCTCGCCTGCGCTTCCTCCTGA
- the PIP5KL1 gene encoding phosphatidylinositol 4-phosphate 5-kinase-like protein 1 isoform 1 (isoform 1 is encoded by transcript variant 1), translating into MAAPSPGPREVLAPSPEAGCRAVTSSRRGLLWRLRDKQSRLGLFEISPGHELHGMTCMMQAGLWAATQVSMDHPPTGPPSRDDFSEVLTQVHEGFELGTLAGPAFAWLRRSLGLAEEDYQAALGPGGPYLQFLSTSKSKASFFLSHDQRFFLKTQGRREVQALLAHLPRYVQHLQRHPHSLLARLLGVHSLRVDRGKKTYFIVMQSVFYPAGRISERYDIKGCEVSRWVDPAPEGSPLVLVLKDLNFQGKTINLGPQRSWFLRQMELDTTFLRELNVLDYSLLIAFQRLHEDERGPGSSLIFRTARSVQGAQSPEESRAQNRRLLPDAPNALHILDGPEQRYFLGVVDLATVYGLRKRLEHLWKTLRYPGRTFSTVSPARYARRLCQWVEAHTE; encoded by the exons ATGGCTGCGCCGAGCCCGGGGCCCCGCGAG gtcctggCCCCCTCCCCTGAGGCTGGATGCAGAGCAGTCACCTCCAGCCGGCGGGGGCTTCTCTGGCGCCTCCGAGACAAGCAGTCTCGCCTGGGCCtgtttgagatcagcccgggGCATGAACTGCATGGGATGACGTGCATGATGCAGGCAGGGCTGTGGGCTGCCACCCAGGTCTCCATGGACCACCCACCCACG GGGCCGCCCTCCCGGGACGATTTCTCGGAGGTCCTAACCCAGGTTCACGAG GGCTTCGAGCTGGGCACGCTGGCCGGCCCCGCCTTTGCCTGGCTGCGCCGCTCCCTGGGCCTGGCGGAGGAGGACTATCAGGCTGCCCTGGGCCCCGGCGGCCCCTACCTGCAGTTCCTCAGCACCTCCAAGAGCAAGGCCAGCTTCTTCCTGTC CCACGACCAGCGCTTCTTCCTGAAGACCCAGGGGCGCCGAGAGGTGCAGGCTCTGCTCGCCCACCTGCCCCGCTACGTGCAGCACCTGCAGCGGCACCCGCACTCGCTGCTGGCGCGGTTGCTGG GAGTGCACAGTCTGCGGGTGGACCGGGGAAAGAAG ACGTACTTCATCGTCATGCAGAGCGTCTTCTACCCCGCCGGCCGCATCTCCGAGAG GTATGACATCAAAGGCTGCGAGGTGAGCCGCTGGGTGGATCCCGCCCCTGAGGGCAGCCCCCTTGTTCTGGTGCTGAAGGACCTCAACTTTCAGGGCAAGACCATCAACCTGG GGCCCCAGCGGAGCTGGTTCCTCCGCCAGATGGAACTGGATACCACCTTCCTCCGGGAGCTCAACGTGCTGGATTACAGCCTCCTGATAGCCTTCCAACGTCTCCACGAGGATGAGAGGGGCCCGGGCAGCAGCCTCATCTTCCGCACGGCCAG GTCTGTGCAAGGGGCACAGAGCCCGGAAGAGTCGAGAGCCCAAAACCGCCGGCTGCTGCCCGACGCCCCCAACGCCCTACACATCCTGGACGGGCCCGAGCAGCGCTATTTCCTGGGCGTCGTGGATCTCGCCACAGTCTACGGGCTCCGCAAGCGGCTGGAGCACCTGTGGAAGACACTGCGCTACCCAGGCCGGACCTTCTCCACTGTCAGCCCGGCTCGCTACGCCCGTCGCCTCTGCCAGTGGGTGGAGGCGCACACGGAGTGA
- the PIP5KL1 gene encoding phosphatidylinositol 4-phosphate 5-kinase-like protein 1 isoform 2 (isoform 2 is encoded by transcript variant 2) encodes MQSVFYPAGRISERYDIKGCEVSRWVDPAPEGSPLVLVLKDLNFQGKTINLGPQRSWFLRQMELDTTFLRELNVLDYSLLIAFQRLHEDERGPGSSLIFRTARSVQGAQSPEESRAQNRRLLPDAPNALHILDGPEQRYFLGVVDLATVYGLRKRLEHLWKTLRYPGRTFSTVSPARYARRLCQWVEAHTE; translated from the exons ATGCAGAGCGTCTTCTACCCCGCCGGCCGCATCTCCGAGAG GTATGACATCAAAGGCTGCGAGGTGAGCCGCTGGGTGGATCCCGCCCCTGAGGGCAGCCCCCTTGTTCTGGTGCTGAAGGACCTCAACTTTCAGGGCAAGACCATCAACCTGG GGCCCCAGCGGAGCTGGTTCCTCCGCCAGATGGAACTGGATACCACCTTCCTCCGGGAGCTCAACGTGCTGGATTACAGCCTCCTGATAGCCTTCCAACGTCTCCACGAGGATGAGAGGGGCCCGGGCAGCAGCCTCATCTTCCGCACGGCCAG GTCTGTGCAAGGGGCACAGAGCCCGGAAGAGTCGAGAGCCCAAAACCGCCGGCTGCTGCCCGACGCCCCCAACGCCCTACACATCCTGGACGGGCCCGAGCAGCGCTATTTCCTGGGCGTCGTGGATCTCGCCACAGTCTACGGGCTCCGCAAGCGGCTGGAGCACCTGTGGAAGACACTGCGCTACCCAGGCCGGACCTTCTCCACTGTCAGCCCGGCTCGCTACGCCCGTCGCCTCTGCCAGTGGGTGGAGGCGCACACGGAGTGA
- the PIP5KL1 gene encoding phosphatidylinositol 4-phosphate 5-kinase-like protein 1 isoform X2, with protein MAAPSPGPREVLAPSPEAGCRAVTSSRRGLLWRLRDKQSRLGLFEISPGHELHGMTCMMQAGLWAATQVSMDHPPTGPPSRDDFSEVLTQVHEGFELGTLAGPAFAWLRRSLGLAEEDYQAALGPGGPYLQFLSTSKSKASFFLSHDQRFFLKTQGRREVQALLAHLPRYVQHLQRHPHSLLARLLGVHSLRVDRGKKTYFIVMQSVFYPAGRISERYDIKGCEVSRWVDPAPEGSPLVLVLKDLNFQGKTINLDGTGYHLPPGAQRAGLQPPDSLPTSPRG; from the exons ATGGCTGCGCCGAGCCCGGGGCCCCGCGAG gtcctggCCCCCTCCCCTGAGGCTGGATGCAGAGCAGTCACCTCCAGCCGGCGGGGGCTTCTCTGGCGCCTCCGAGACAAGCAGTCTCGCCTGGGCCtgtttgagatcagcccgggGCATGAACTGCATGGGATGACGTGCATGATGCAGGCAGGGCTGTGGGCTGCCACCCAGGTCTCCATGGACCACCCACCCACG GGGCCGCCCTCCCGGGACGATTTCTCGGAGGTCCTAACCCAGGTTCACGAG GGCTTCGAGCTGGGCACGCTGGCCGGCCCCGCCTTTGCCTGGCTGCGCCGCTCCCTGGGCCTGGCGGAGGAGGACTATCAGGCTGCCCTGGGCCCCGGCGGCCCCTACCTGCAGTTCCTCAGCACCTCCAAGAGCAAGGCCAGCTTCTTCCTGTC CCACGACCAGCGCTTCTTCCTGAAGACCCAGGGGCGCCGAGAGGTGCAGGCTCTGCTCGCCCACCTGCCCCGCTACGTGCAGCACCTGCAGCGGCACCCGCACTCGCTGCTGGCGCGGTTGCTGG GAGTGCACAGTCTGCGGGTGGACCGGGGAAAGAAG ACGTACTTCATCGTCATGCAGAGCGTCTTCTACCCCGCCGGCCGCATCTCCGAGAG GTATGACATCAAAGGCTGCGAGGTGAGCCGCTGGGTGGATCCCGCCCCTGAGGGCAGCCCCCTTGTTCTGGTGCTGAAGGACCTCAACTTTCAGGGCAAGACCATCAACCTGG ATGGAACTGGATACCACCTTCCTCCGGGAGCTCAACGTGCTGGATTACAGCCTCCTGATAGCCTTCCAACGTCTCCACGAGGATGA
- the PIP5KL1 gene encoding phosphatidylinositol 4-phosphate 5-kinase-like protein 1 isoform X3, which produces MAAPSPGPREVLAPSPEAGCRAVTSSRRGLLWRLRDKQSRLGLFEISPGHELHGMTCMMQAGLWAATQVSMDHPPTGPPSRDDFSEVLTQVHEGFELGTLAGPAFAWLRRSLGLAEEDYQAALGPGGPYLQFLSTSKSKASFFLSHDQRFFLKTQGRREVQALLAHLPRYVQHLQRHPHSLLARLLGVHSLRVDRGKKTYFIVMQSVFYPAGRISERAPAELVPPPDGTGYHLPPGAQRAGLQPPDSLPTSPRG; this is translated from the exons ATGGCTGCGCCGAGCCCGGGGCCCCGCGAG gtcctggCCCCCTCCCCTGAGGCTGGATGCAGAGCAGTCACCTCCAGCCGGCGGGGGCTTCTCTGGCGCCTCCGAGACAAGCAGTCTCGCCTGGGCCtgtttgagatcagcccgggGCATGAACTGCATGGGATGACGTGCATGATGCAGGCAGGGCTGTGGGCTGCCACCCAGGTCTCCATGGACCACCCACCCACG GGGCCGCCCTCCCGGGACGATTTCTCGGAGGTCCTAACCCAGGTTCACGAG GGCTTCGAGCTGGGCACGCTGGCCGGCCCCGCCTTTGCCTGGCTGCGCCGCTCCCTGGGCCTGGCGGAGGAGGACTATCAGGCTGCCCTGGGCCCCGGCGGCCCCTACCTGCAGTTCCTCAGCACCTCCAAGAGCAAGGCCAGCTTCTTCCTGTC CCACGACCAGCGCTTCTTCCTGAAGACCCAGGGGCGCCGAGAGGTGCAGGCTCTGCTCGCCCACCTGCCCCGCTACGTGCAGCACCTGCAGCGGCACCCGCACTCGCTGCTGGCGCGGTTGCTGG GAGTGCACAGTCTGCGGGTGGACCGGGGAAAGAAG ACGTACTTCATCGTCATGCAGAGCGTCTTCTACCCCGCCGGCCGCATCTCCGAGAG GGCCCCAGCGGAGCTGGTTCCTCCGCCAGATGGAACTGGATACCACCTTCCTCCGGGAGCTCAACGTGCTGGATTACAGCCTCCTGATAGCCTTCCAACGTCTCCACGAGGATGA
- the DPM2 gene encoding dolichol phosphate-mannose biosynthesis regulatory protein isoform 1 (isoform 1 is encoded by transcript variant 1), with the protein MATGTDQVVGLGLVAVSLIIFTYYTAWVILLPFIDSQHVIHKYFLPRAYAVAIPLAAGLLLLLFVGLFISYVMLKTKRVTKKAQ; encoded by the exons ATG GCCACGGGGACAGACCAGGTGGTGGGACTCGGCCTCGTCGCCGTTAGCCTGATCATCTTCACCTACTACACCGCCTGGGTGATTCTCTTG CCATTCATCGACAGTCAGCATGTCATCCACAAGTATTTCCTGCCCCGAGCCTATGCTGTCGCCATCCCACTGGCTGCAGGCCTCCTGCTGCTCCTGTTTGTGG GACTGTTCATCTCCTATGTGATGCTGAAGACCAAGAGAGTGACCAAGAAGGCTCAGTGA
- the DPM2 gene encoding dolichol phosphate-mannose biosynthesis regulatory protein isoform 3 (isoform 3 is encoded by transcript variant 5), with the protein MPFIDSQHVIHKYFLPRAYAVAIPLAAGLLLLLFVGLFISYVMLKTKRVTKKAQ; encoded by the exons ATG CCATTCATCGACAGTCAGCATGTCATCCACAAGTATTTCCTGCCCCGAGCCTATGCTGTCGCCATCCCACTGGCTGCAGGCCTCCTGCTGCTCCTGTTTGTGG GACTGTTCATCTCCTATGTGATGCTGAAGACCAAGAGAGTGACCAAGAAGGCTCAGTGA
- the DPM2 gene encoding dolichol phosphate-mannose biosynthesis regulatory protein isoform 2 (isoform 2 is encoded by transcript variant 2), giving the protein MATGTDQVVGLGLVAVSLIIFTYYTAWVILLNNSMRKMPVVPHFIDEIAEARGEGSGPRLHP; this is encoded by the exons ATG GCCACGGGGACAGACCAGGTGGTGGGACTCGGCCTCGTCGCCGTTAGCCTGATCATCTTCACCTACTACACCGCCTGGGTGATTCTCTTG AACAACTCTATGAGGAAGATGCCAGTGGTAccgcattttatagatgagatagCTGAGGCTAGGGGAGAAGGATCTGGCCCAAGATTGCATCCTTAG